Proteins encoded together in one Ogataea parapolymorpha DL-1 chromosome III, whole genome shotgun sequence window:
- a CDS encoding mitochondrial seryl-tRNA synthetase codes for MNRGLRLAPVAARRFARSVRFSGTLRRPDFDLEYYSSRVDLFRDICSRRKVPFPLDGYTALYGKYLDARKQAIELKREANTLQQRIKDSKMGRQPVDEQAVLERLAQLKPLLKRSAETQKGLVTQMEELVDQLPNLIDDAVGSQQTLLEYINVSHDIDAAADEKYDHKSILENAGLAEFLQASNVSGRGWYYLMGDLALLEQALVQYSLKLARKNGFQMVLPPSIVKTEVTNACGFRPRDTNNERQVYELTHDNLCLTGTAEISLAALSIDAEYKFGDLPRRMVGLSRSFRAEAGAAGRDTRGLYRVHEFTKVELFSWTTGELSESSKEFDRLVAFQKEFINSLGLPARVLLMPADDLGAPAFKKVDIEVFMPGRGAWGEVSSTSNCLDYQARRLHARYRTENNKLRFVHTLNGTACAVPRLLVAIVENNYDPDSHSIAVPKVLQPYVDDKKYIDCLPCK; via the coding sequence ATGAACAGAGGCCTACGACTAGCGCCGGTCGCTGCTCGCCGGTTTGCGCGATCTGTTCGTTTTTCGGGCACTCTGCGCAGGCCAGACTTTGATCTGGAGTACTACAGCTCGAGAGTCGACTTGTTCCGCGACATTTGCAGTCGAAGAAAAGTGCCGTTCCCCTTGGACGGATACACAGCCCTGTACGGGAAGTATCTGGACGCGAGGAAACAAGCGATCGAGCTCAAGCGCGAGGCTAACACGTTGCAGCAGCGAATCAAGGACAGCAAAATGGGAAGGCAGCCTGTCGACGAGCAGGCGGTGCTGGAGAGACTGGCTCAGCTCAAGCCTCTACTGAAACGGAGCGCAGAGACTCAGAAAGGTCTTGTTACGCagatggaggagctggtAGATCAATTGCCGAACCTGATTGACGACGCCGTCGGCAGCCAGCAGACTCTGTTGGAATATATCAACGTCTCGCACGACATCGACGCTGCTGCCGACGAAAAATACGACCACAAGTCGATCCTGGAGAACGCCGGACTGGCCGAATTTTTGCAGGCCTCCAACGTGTCAGGCCGCGGCTGGTACTACCTAATGGGCGACCTGGCGCTTCTGGAGCAGGCACTCGTGCAATACTCACTGAAACTGGCCAGAAAGAACGGGTTCCAAATGGTGCTCCCGCCGTCCATAGTTAAGACAGAGGTTACCAACGCCTGCGGTTTCAGGCCCCGGGACACCAACAATGAAAGACAGGTGTACGAGCTCACTCACGACAACTTGTGTCTCACAGGAACGGCCGAGATCTCGCTTGCTGCGCTGAGCATCGACGCAGAGTACAAGTTCGGAGACCTTCCTCGTCGCATGGTCGGTCTCTCGCGCAGTTTCCGTGCCGAGGCTGGCGCGGCGGGAAGAGACACGCGCGGCCTGTACCGTGTGCACGAATTCACCAAGGTGGAGCTGTTTTCTTGGACAACAGGCGAGCTCTCGGAGAGCAGCAAGGAATTTGACCGTTTGGTGGCATTCCAAAAAGAATTTATCAACAGTTTAGGACTCCCGGCCAGAGTGCTACTCATGCCTGCCGACGACCTAGGTGCCCCAGCGTTCAAAAAAGTTGATATCGAGGTGTTCATGCCCGGTAGAGGTGCCTGGGGTGAGGTCAGCTCCACTTCCAACTGTCTGGACTACCAGGCGAGACGGCTCCATGCCCGTTACCGAACGGAAAATAATAAACTAAGATTTGTGCATACACTGAACGGTACTGCGTGTGCAGTTCCGCGTCTACTGGTGGCGATCGTGGAAAATAACTATGACCCAGACTCGCACTCCATCGCCGTCCCAAAGGTGCTTCAGCCGTACGTGGAtgataaaaaatatatagACTGCCTGCCATGTAAATAG
- a CDS encoding Protein that recognizes and binds damaged DNA in an ATP-dependent manner (with Rad16p), with product MSRRRARQNGGQEEYQVQGPSSALTSFLREQGISAEAIRQRYEEGLRRQQEQASSGEEVENGESEESDEEILEGEDIPEDVKLLRERARIKRRRARRDRELDDDEADEGKNFCIECDREFVISVYSKRMEKYGRIGYLCPECTSNEIKRQRLAKRNEIEARKRRKKVAAALLDKQEYKIPSLQDCCINVISKNIDQVDLLGDIGVVNMKKISRILSKNRSLDNRTMSLFLDSSMREIEFWDCSKIDSSALDKIPAYCPNVERLVLNMCGRLHKDNLKYYGEKFTNLKYLYLNGAFLINDQAWQDFFDSPVGKNLKGIHIKNTHRFSPDSLISLLDNCGNNLEELTLSRLDGLTSKNVYDLLPHYLRKLKHLEISYPNKEELIDDELLINLLGVNGETLESLVLDGCTGLTDQFLISGVKPFCPALTKLSLVLLDQITDVGVKELFTDWDMNGGLMEVSLARCIELGDESVYALLEHSCQTLVELNLNSIKNLTRNFFKQIGRHLRFPLLTTLDIGFVRSCDDSALAVLSRIAPKLSVLEVYGNNRCTPAAIVRDNLKIIGRQSDSI from the coding sequence ATGTCCAGAAGAAGGGCCAGACAGAATGGCGGCCAGGAGGAGTACCAAGTTCAGGGTCCGAGCAGTGCGTTGACGTCGTTCCTGCGGGAACAGGGTATCAGTGCGGAGGCGATCAGACAGCGGTACGAGGAAGGACTGCGGCGTCAGCAGGAGCAAGCGAGCAGTGgcgaggaggtggaaaatGGCGAATCAGAGGAgtctgacgaggagattTTAGAGGGAGAGGATATTCCGGAGGATgtgaagctgctgcggGAGCGCGCAAGGATTAAGCGTCGCCGTGCGCGCCGGGACcgcgagctggacgatGACGAGGCAGACGAGGGAAAGAATTTCTGTATCGAGTGCGACCGCGAGTTTGTGATCTCTGTGTACTCGAAGCGCATGGAGAAGTACGGTCGCATTGGGTATTTGTGTCCGGAGTGCACGAgcaacgagatcaagcgGCAACGGTTGGCGAAACgcaacgagatcgaggcGCGTAAACGACGCAAGAAGGTGGCGGcggcgctgctggacaagcaGGAGTACAAAATCCCGTCGCTGCAGGACTGCTGCATCAATGTCATTTCCAAGAACATCGACCAAGTCGACCTTTTGGGCGACATCGGAGTGGTcaacatgaaaaaaatcagtcGCATCTTGTCGAAGAACAGATCGCTGGATAACCGCACGATGTCGCTTTTCCTGGACAGCAGCATGCGTGAGATCGAGTTCTGGGACTGCTCGAAGATCGACAGCTCGGCACTTGACAAGATCCCGGCATATTGTCCTAATGTCGAGAGACTGGTGCTGAACATGTGCGGACGGCTGCACAAGGATAATTTGAAATATTACGGCGAGAAGTTCACCAATCTGAAGTACCTGTACTTGAATGGTGCGTTTCTGATTAATGACCAGGCGTGGCAGGACTTTTTTGACAGCCCTGTCGGTAAAAACCTCAAAGGCATCCATATCAAGAACACGCACCGGTTCTCGCCCGACTCGCTAATTTCGCTACTGGATAACTGCGGCAATAACCTCGAGGAACTCACGCTGAGCCGATTGGACGGTCTCACGTCCAAGAATGTCTACGACTTGCTGCCTCATTACCTCCGAAAACTCAAACATCTCGAGATCTCATACCCAAACAAGGAAGAGCTGATTGATGACGAGCTACTCATCAACCTGTTGGGTGTGAACGGCGAGACGCTCGAGTCGCTCGTGCTCGATGGATGCACTGGACTCACGGACCAGTTTCTCATCTCGGGCGTCAAGCCGTTCTGTCCTGCGCTCACCAAGCTGTCGCTAGTGCTGCTCGACCAGATCACCGATGTTGGTgtcaaggagctgttcACCGACTGGGACATGAACGGCGGGCTCATGGAGGTGAGTCTGGCGCGTTGCATCGAGCTCGGCGATGAGTCCGTGTACGCTTTGCTAGAGCATTCGTGCCAGACTCTGGTGgagttgaacttgaactCTATAAAGAACCTCACGCGcaactttttcaagcaaaTTGGCCGTCACCTGCGATTCCCGCTGCTGACCACGCTGGATATCGGCTTTGTGCGCTCGTGTGATGACTCTGCTCTCGCGGTGTTGTCCAGAATCGCTCCAAAATTGTCGGTTCTCGAGGTCTACGGAAATAATAGATGCACGCCAGCGGCCATCGTCAGAGACAACCTCAAAATCATTGGCCGCCAGAGCGACAGTATATAA
- a CDS encoding Pre-mRNA-processing factor 39 codes for MDLSQDTDDLLANFPQWAALRHALAENDKDPQLWGELVSYVEGLVATQLNALKTNPQLSELLADDFRGLLARFPYLTEFWKRFVAIEYSIEGLDGSVAILEEAVASFPSSCELWVDYLNVVISNNLKDESQVRNLFKRAVAHVGRQFLSHPIWDLYLDWESKHAGVTALEYVQILLEVVQYPLHQYARYFESLYEITSNFTIEDLIPAEKLHSLIESTYPSKTLEDLDADQVKEISDAYFNDIFTSCYRRVTERWEFESQLTKQNFDLLPVSDEDMARWIKYLDFEESKGDFEQIKSLYERALVPTCSYETIWLKYMRYLIRNNQDTEYIVSLFNKACDIFVSADQPAIRYMYAKFYEQKLEDYEKTRQIHISMIAAHPTETYPIARYVQYLCGRLGDEHTFRHLLRVLDVYTQKTTDELDADFGELRSVLNMWNAANLVVEAARIQWLRRKDVKAAREVLFAHFKSELVRCSVAFWTFFFKFELAQKNTRNLANIVNHVKYYGQLPTTCINQLLDEFREHLFRTGTLDQLQPNRELVRLILETDIESSTHMKHFLKARVSANRDEDPVNKRLIKENGHPGVVSEYRPRLINPIDFDASILTQRDAAQMPRFTNVERATMPLKYLQMDEPN; via the coding sequence ATGGACTTGTCTCAAGATACTGACGACCTGCTTGCCAATTTCCCCCAATGGGCAGCCTTGAGACACGCTCTGGCTGAGAATGACAAGGATCCGCAGTTATGGGGCGAGCTGGTGTCCTATGTCGAGGGTCTGGTAGCCACCCAGCTGAACGCGCTTAAGACCAACCCCCAGCTATCCGAGCTGCTCGCTGACGACTTTCGAGGGCTTCTTGCGCGGTTTCCGTATCTGACGGAGTTTTGGAAACGTTTTGTTGCCATTGAATATTCGATCGAGGGACTTGATGGTTCGGTGGCCATTCTGGAAGAAGCGGTCGCCAGCTTCCCTAGTTCCTGCGAGCTATGGGTCGACTACCTCAATGTTGTGATATCGAACAACCTTAAAGATGAATCGCAGGTGCGCAACCTGTTTAAACGGGCTGTCGCGCACGTCGGACGACAGTTTTTGTCCCATCCTATCTGGGATCTGTATCTGGACTGGGAGTCCAAACATGCCGGAGTCACGGCTCTGGAATACGTTCAGATCCTCCTAGAGGTGGTGCAGTACCCACTGCATCAGTACGCGCGCTACTTCGAATCTCTATATGAGATCACGTCAAATTTCACTATCGAGGACTTGATtccagctgaaaaattgcacTCTCTCATAGAATCGACCTATCCGAGCAAAACCCTAGAAGATCTTGATGCGGATCAAGTGAAGGAAATCAGCGACGCCTATTTCAATGATATATTCACCTCTTGTTACAGACGCGTCACAGAAAGATGGGAATTCGAAAGCCAGCTCACTAAACAGAACTTCGACCTGCTGCCTGTttctgacgaggacatgGCACGCTGGATCAAGTatctggattttgaggagtCCAAGggcgattttgagcagatcaaaAGTCTCTATGAGCGGGCACTGGTGCCCACTTGCTCGTACGAAACCATCTGGCTTAAGTATATGCGCTATCTGATTCGCAATAACCAGGACACCGAGTACATCGTGTCGCTGTTCAATAAAGCCTGCGACATCTTTGTCAGCGCCGACCAGCCTGCCATAAGGTACATGTATGCCAAGTTCTACGAACAGAAACTAGAAGACTACGAAAAGACCCGTCAAATACACATCAGCATGATCGCTGCGCATCCTACTGAGACTTATCCGATTGCCCGCTATGTGCAGTACCTGTGTGGGAGACTAGGTGATGAACACACTTTCCGACACCTGTTGAGGGTGTTGGATGTGTATACGCAAAAGACGAcggacgagctggacgcAGACTTTGGCGAGCTGCGGTCGGTGTTGAATATGTGGAACGCTGCGAATTTGGTGGTGGAGGCGGCGCGAATACAGTGGCTGCGACGCAAAGATGTCAAGGCAGCGCGCGAAGTGCTATTTGCGCATTTTAAATCAGAGCTTGTTCGGTGCTCTGTTGCGTTCTGgacgtttttcttcaagtTTGAGCTCGCCCAGAAAAACACCAGAAACCTCGCCAACATCGTCAATCATGTCAAATATTACGGTCAGCTGCCCACGACGTGcatcaaccagctgctcgatgAGTTCCGCGAGCATCTATTCAGAACTGGCACTTTGGACCAGCTGCAACCGAACCGCGAACTCGTCCGGCTCATTCTGGAGACCGACATCGAGTCCTCGACGCACATGAAACATTTCCTAAAGGCAAGAGTGAGCGCGAACCGCGACGAGGACCCGGTCAACAAGCGGCTGATCAAGGAAAACGGCCACCCGGGCGTCGTTTCAGAGTACCGTCCACGCCTGATCAACCCTATCGAtttcgacgcgtcgatttTGACGCAGCGCGACGCTGCACAGATGCCACGGTTCACCAACGTTGAGCGTGCTACCATGCCGCTTAAGTATCTACAAATGGATGAACCGAACTAA
- a CDS encoding Protein with ubiquitin-like N terminus, recognizes and binds damaged DNA (with Rad4p) — protein sequence MQVIFKDFKKEKIPLEVELSDSVLSAKEKLASLKECEASQVKFVYSGKVLQDDKTFENFKIKENDQVIFMISKPKKAAAAPEPAAKEQASPAGAAAPVAEPAQPAQEGSSATPAAFDASTFASGSVRETAIQNIMAMGFERPQVEQALTAAFNNPDRAVEYLLSGIPQRTAEPPAAAQSGEPQTEDQPAAEDTNASPNPDNLFEAAAAAGSQGQDADQQQEGDFMGSLREILQQQPEMAEAVLQQLAASNPQLAEIVQSNPEAFMRYITDGDQNALAQALGVPPEYMEGVEGEGELPEGATRIQITQEENEAINRLCELGFERDLVIQVYFACDKNEEMTANLLFSDHAE from the coding sequence ATGCAAGTGAttttcaaagatttcaagaaggagaagatcCCGTTGGAGGTGGAGCTGAGTGACTCGGTGCTGTCTGCCAAGGAAAAGCTTGcgtctttgaaagagtGCGAAGCGTCACAGGTGAAGTTTGTGTACTCGGGCAAAGTGCTTCAGGATGACAAGACGTTTGAGAActtcaagatcaaggaaAACGACCAGGTGATATTTATGATTTCGAAACCTAAGAAGGCGGCCGCGGctccagagcctgctgcgAAAGAGCAGGCCAGccctgctggagcagcagcccCGGTGGCGGAACCAGCGCAGCCAGCGCAGGAGGGCTCCTCTGCGACGCCCGCTGCGTTCGATGCCTCCACGTTTGCATCCGGAAGCGTCAGGGAGACAGCAATCCAGAACATCATGGCAATGGGCTTCGAAAGACCTCAGGTGGAGCAGGCCCTCACGGCAGCTTTCAACAACCCAGATAGAGCAGTGGAATATTTACTTTCGGGTATTCCCCAGCGGACGGCCGAGCCACCGGCCGCGGCGCAGAGCGGAGAGCCACAGACAGAGGACCAGCCCGCTGCGGAAGACACTAACGCCAGCCCTAACCCAGACAACCTGTTTGAGGCAGCTGCCGCGGCAGGATCCCAAGGACAGGACGCcgaccagcagcaggaggGCGACTTTATGGGCTCATTGCGAGAGATTTTGCAACAGCAGCCAGAGATGGCCGAAGCCgtgctgcagcagcttgcggCCTCTAACCCGCAACTTGCCGAAATTGTGCAGTCAAATCCTGAGGCCTTTATGAGATACATAACTGACGGAGACCAGAACGCCCTGGCCCAGGCTTTGGGGGTTCCTCCAGAATATATGGAAGGTGTCGAGGGAGAGGGAGAGCTGCCTGAAGGGGCTACCAGAATTCAGATTACGCAGGAAGAAAACGAGGCCATCAACAGACTTTGCGAGCTGGGCTTTGAAAGAGATCTTGTCATCCAGGTGTACTTTGCTTGCGACAAAAATGAGGAGATGACGGCCAATTTGCTTTTCAGCGACCACGCTGAATGA
- a CDS encoding Enolase-phosphatase E1, with the protein MVSNIILDIEGTICPISFVKDVLFPYFLRQLPALLDQYQYPLLEDSSDPIKTILLKFPQDKTATRDLLHTHIKALVDNDVKDSVLKELQGLIWAKGYHEGTIKAPLYQDAIQAMYTWSTHKDKKVYIYSSGSVQAQKLLLQYVRSINEPESAPGKDLNELVSGYFDTNNAGPKIQTSSYSKIAEKINSSPEECLFLSDNPKEVAAALEAGMQSYIVVRPGNAPVESAPAAKISTFDQLEL; encoded by the coding sequence ATGGTGTCAAACATTATTCTAGACATAGAGGGCACAATTTGCCCCATCTCATTCGTCAAGGATGTGCTTTTTCCGTACTTTTTGCGACAATTACCTGCCCTGCTAGACCAATACCAGTATCCGCTGCTGGAAGATTCTTCCGACCCGATCAAGACCATCCTGCTCAAATTTCCCCAGGATAAGACCGCAACCAGAGACTTGCTGCACACCCACATCAAGGCCCTGGTGGACAACGACGTGAAAGACTCTGTGCTAAAGGAACTTCAGGGCCTTATCTGGGCCAAGGGCTACCACGAAGGAACCATAAAAGCACCATTGTATCAGGATGCTATACAGGCCATGTACACGTGGAGCACACATAAGGACAAAAAAGTGTACATTTACTCATCCGGATCGGTTCAGGCACAGAAGCTGTTGCTGCAGTACGTACGTAGCATTAACGAGCCGGAGTCTGCGCCTGGCAAGGACCTCAATGAGCTGGTTTCTGGTTATTTTGACACTAACAACGCGGGCCCAAAAATCCAGACCAGTAGCTACTCCAAGATTGcggaaaaaattaattcGAGCCCCGAAGAGTGTCTCTTCCTAAGCGATAACCCAAAAGAAGTGGCCGCTGCTTTGGAGGCAGGCATGCAAAGCTACATCGTCGTCAGACCGGGCAATGCTCCAGTGGAGTCTGCGCCTGCGGCCAAAATCTCTACGTTCGACCAACTGGAATTGTAG